One window of Populus nigra chromosome 5, ddPopNigr1.1, whole genome shotgun sequence genomic DNA carries:
- the LOC133693437 gene encoding E3 ubiquitin-protein ligase EL5-like, whose product MAIWIKYSSCVNFKPQENHQESQRHINGQPLHEEDSMLRVLFSLYKFYFLGNLTGGSMFTTRPVKINSKETCIPITSSLVDDHDEEFKEILTVMGVPGRKQSKILRKMASLARSKGTFSGVFMDVELLVGTYQEITDADIARAEGGSMDIEAGQIPATKSSIDALERVVFDGSSSTRDCTVCMEEIEAGSEATRMPCSHVYHSDCIVQWLQTSHLCPLCRYHMPGEL is encoded by the coding sequence ATGGCTATTTGGATCAAATACAGTTCTTGTGTAAACTTTAAACCACAAGAAAATCATCAAGAATCACAACGACACATCAATGGCCAGCCCCTGCACGAGGAAGATTCGATGCTGCGTGTATTATTCTCGCTGTATAAGTTTTACTTCCTTGGTAACTTAACTGGTGGATCGATGTTCACAACAAGGCCGGTGAAAATCAACAGCAAAGAGACTTGCATCCCTATCACCAGTTCATTGGTTGATGATCATGATGAAGAATTTAAAGAGATCTTGACAGTGATGGGAGTCCCTGGAAGGAAGCAATCGAAGATACTAAGAAAGATGGCATCGCTTGCCCGTAGCAAGGGTACTTTTAGTGGCGTCTTCATGGATGTTGAATTATTGGTGGGGACCTATCAGGAAATTACAGATGCTGATATTGCTAGAGCTGAGGGGGGGTCAATGGATATTGAAGCTGGACAAATCCCGGCCACCAAGTCCTCTATTGATGCATTGGAAAGAGTGGTTTTCGACGGTTCATCGTCAACGAGAGACTGTACTGTTTGTATGGAAGAGATTGAAGCAGGCAGTGAAGCAACTCGGATGCCGTGCTCGCATGTTTATCATTCAGATTGCATTGTTCAGTGGTTGCAGACTAGTCACTTGTGTCCTCTTTGCCGCTATCATATGCCCGGTGAATTATGA